The following are from one region of the Bos mutus isolate GX-2022 chromosome 18, NWIPB_WYAK_1.1, whole genome shotgun sequence genome:
- the LOC102288051 gene encoding cytochrome c oxidase subunit 7C, mitochondrial: protein MTNALLSAKTVLCYRQLEEQGREARRGRFAAAISSASGLWIFRRASNSAVLGQSTRRFTTSVVRRSHYEEGPGKNIPFSAENKWRLLAMMTLFFGSGFAAPFFIVRHQLLKK, encoded by the exons ATGACCAATGCCCTCTTATCAGCCAAGACTGTACTCTGCTACAG gcaGTTAGAGGAGCAAGGTCGTGAGGCAAGGCGCGGTAGGTTTGCAGCCGCCATTTCTTCCGCCTCTGGTCTCTGGATCTTTCGTAGAGCGTCCAACAGCGCTGTGTTGGGACAGAGCACCCGGAGGTTCACAACCTCAGTGGTTCGTCGGAGCCACTATGAGGAGGGTCCAGGGAAGAATATACCATTTTCAGCGGAAAACAAGTGGAGATTACTAGCTATGATGACTTTGTTCTTTGGGTCCGGATTTGCTgcacctttctttatagtaagACACCAACTGCTTAAAAAGTAA